The following is a genomic window from Dioscorea cayenensis subsp. rotundata cultivar TDr96_F1 chromosome 10, TDr96_F1_v2_PseudoChromosome.rev07_lg8_w22 25.fasta, whole genome shotgun sequence.
AATCAGATTTTTATTTTCCAAgtgactttgatttttttttcttatcaataaaataaataaatcattaatttttcttataatatacATGTCTTTGTGAGGATTTATGGTAAAAAAAGACTATTATAAAtttaagttttgaaaaaaaaaatcaataaataatgagtttttaaaaaaaaaatgaaatatgggTTGTCCTTTGTCATTGGGTAGATAAAAAGCAAGTGAgaaattagttattttattataaagaaTCTCGAAATAAAAAAGCCATTAACGAAAaggtaaaaaagaaataataataatgatttatctATGGGACATGTGTCCTCATGTTATTGGGAAGTATAGCAAGTACACAAATGAAACTTCATGTAAGTCGTCCTCATTGTATAGTTGACTAATAAGGTGGGGATTACCAttactatacatatatatatatatatatatatatatataaatatgtacgTCATACTTTCGTAGCAACCTAGTTACtcattttgtgaaaaaaaaaacataagttttaaaataaaagatatataaatattcaaTGCTATTTCCGGATGTGAGACCATCTTTGGAAGAGTAAATGGTTTTTCACTTGGGTTCTGTTGTAAAGGAATTTAGATCCAATTCAGCTCTAGTAATGGGCCTGCACCAAATCACTTCTAACGCTTTTTACAACATTGACCAAGCAGCACAAGCTTATGACATAGGTGTATGTAATCTCCATGCATAGGACTCCTCTCACTTGCTGACTTTGCTGATCAATacctttattattcttttttttcaacaGACATGATATTTTTTCCCCTCATTATAATATCTTCAACtttaatgaaaatcaaattCACCAACGCCTTTTGGATCAATTGGTATCGGGTCCTTTGCATAGGGCGTTTGTTTGAGGAGGACCCGAGATCGAACCTCATGTCctacgcaaggtgagggcacatGGGTCGGCGTTGAGTCTTGCTCCCACACGCTAGCGTCTCCCGGGTTCCTGGTTCATGTTGCCTttctcaaaaatcaaatttcattgATGGTCATTCAGAGTAATTCTAGTTTGAGTGCTATGATCATGATTCTGGGGTTCTCCAAGAAATTGTGAATACGCTTTTAGATTGTCCATCAAATTAAGAGAGTTGAAAGAAGAGAGTGGTGATGATTTTTAATCGCAGTCAATAGCGAAAATAGAACAAGTTGGTAGAGGggcctaaaagaaaaaaatataaataaaaaaaatatctaacaaaacaattatttcggataaaaataataaaaaaataacaataatttgaatatatatatatatatatatacataaaccaCAATTtgaactattgtcattatcaatGCTGAACGTATGTGATATACAGGGGCGAAACGAGGACTTGATGGTAAGGGGTTTGAAGCCTACcagggaaaaatgaaaaatccaacaacataattattttcaataaaaaataatgcactaatataacaaaaaattgaatacatatatttaaaaaacataaaatataattaaattttttgttattacccatagcaaatatatgagatttttcaacaattcaattaataacaattaacTACATCTCTATaagttgtttaaatatttttataaattttaaaatcctagtaattttttaaaataaaatatgaaatgcGAAAAACAACTCATGCACCAAGAATTTGAACCGGGGAGAATCAAGATCGCATGTTTTATAgacccactaaccactcaagcacaatTATATTACACACTTTCATGTgtccaaaaattttattttttattaatttcaatgtaaaaaaatcGGTACCATTAAATTTATATTGTCTAAAAGGTAATCTCACTAATGTCGAGAGGGGGTTTCAGCCCCTGCTAGCACCCCTTGGTTTCACCTGTGATTGTTGTAGAgataaattgcaaaaaaaaaaaagaaattaaaaatttataatatgtaTGCAATATATCCTTATGGGCTTTTCAAATTTCAAtggagatttattttttattaatttcaatgtaaaaaaatcaatactattaaatttatattgtcTAAAAGGTAATCTCACTAATGTCGAGAGGGGTTTCGACTCTGCTAGACCCCTTTAGTTCACCTGTGATTGCTGTAGAgataaattgcaaaaaaaaaaaagaaattaaaaatttataatatgtaTGCAATATATCCTTATGGGCTTTTCAAATTTCAATGGAGATAGCTGCTCTCATTACATCCATTGTGACTCCATCTATGgccttttttttgttatgattatTTAGAGGGTTTGTTGAAGCACATTATTCAATTTCCAAGTTTGTAACAGCATGTTTAGtcaatttttaggaatttgaaaaatcattttatagcatggaaatatatatacactaagcataaaattaactttattatttatgaacCTTCTTTCCCatcaacttttaatttttttatttttttagaagttaatttttaatgatattaaaatttattgatattCGGTCacacataaaattatataaactaacAACATCTACTCATACATTCTTTACCCTTTTGTTATCTGAAACTTTCATAGAACGTCCATATATGAATTTCCGCACTTGACTCATCCTCATATTGATTCCATCCCATGTTTAGtatatatagtattatttagaatgttttatatattggttaatattatttttaaaatgatatttaacaTTTACTAATAAGCAAGTTATATAATCAAGTGGATAATTAGTGTAGGGGTAAAAGACCTATTTTGAtacatttaataatttaaaatatatcgtatttttatttatttattttataaatacgaTAAGCACATATACAATCAGGAAAGTGCACACAGTCTGAAATCGAATGTCCAATTATGCACCCTCATCCTGTGACACGGGTTAGGGTTACAAATTCACACCCACAATTAAAGACCAGGTATCATTATTGCGTTGTGTGGATTTGAATTTAGACAATAAAATTCTTACACCAACCAATTCGCAATGGTGCTAATGCCACTAAACCAAATAATggttggcttttttttttttaatatgtgccTCCACCCATCATTCCATACTCTTAAAACCATAATCTGTAATTtagtttttacaaattttagttttaagtctattatatattttaatagcaAGGGGCACAACGAAAACTAACATGGAAATGAAATCTCATTGGTTggaattattaaaatgaattattatgaaaataatttaaaaaaataaataaattgaaactGATTTATAAAAGTAAcagtatattatttttcaattgaaaataataaattgaaaatgaaaaatctttttcaataaaataaaaataaataggtacTGTCCTAACACTGGTAAAAGAAACGCTGATGGATCATAAGTGAGCACAATCCAAATGATCAGAAAATGCCAAGGTCCATATGACCTTTTGCAGCCCatcatcatgattttttttttattattttaaaaatctatgCACATAAATGTTGTGGTATATGGTGCTATATCATATTATTTCCAAGTCATTAagtctaaaaaatattttcaaaaaaataataaaaatattattttaattgatattgAATTGTGATACATCACATCACCGACCATGTATTTCCGACTATGTGTCACTTGCATGACAATATAagagacaaaaaaattttaaaatataaaatatataatagaaataaagacaaaaaaaaaagaattttagtTAACATTTGCAaataagaaatacaataaaaattgaCATGTAAGTCTTTATTTAGCcatacaaatcaaacaaattttgCAACTAAATATCAACAAAACATAAGCACATATTTTGGTACAATAACACTAGAGTAATAATCACCatccaaaaattattttaaaaaaactcaaatatgtAGAAACCCCTCATCTCATTGTGTTTTTCATCTCTATCAACATTGACACCATAAATCAAGTATCACCTGCACAAACACCcaacataaaatttattaactatCTATAATATCAATTCAAAATAATCCTAATAgtgtttcattttttatttaaattaattaatattattaaaatggtCCCTTGGTCATTTCTTTAgaattctattttattaaaatacatgAACACATGTCCTTAATCTAGTGGAGCAGTAGGAATGGTCCATTTCAATACATGTCATTCTATTTACTAAATCTTAATAATCAAAATCTatcaaatttcataataaataaatttataccaATTTTACTGATCaagcaataaattaaaaaaaaaaaaaacaactaaaaacacTTTCGCAGTTGAAGCAAATCAAGataactttaatatttatatgcaaatattTATCGAATCAATTTCTTTCACTTACACTTCGATTCATAGCCCATAATTTACTAAGGATCCGTTTAGGTTTGGAAGGAATCGAGCAAATAGATTTGAACCGGGAAGAACCACTCCTCCCTAAACTGTCGCACTGCATAACATCTTCCTCCACATCATTGTCTGCTTCAGCTAGTTTCATTTTCAACGTAGCAAGTTTCGATCTCGGGGTTTTGAACCCTGGCATGCTCCAATCATCATCAAAAGATTCAGCATTGCTAATGTTTGGCATTTTATTTGTTCTCTTATTACCTTGATCTACATAGTTTGTTTTCGCTAACAAAGCCTTGAGACTCTGAGGAAGCTCAGTTACCTCGCCTCCATTCATAGCCGCGCGTGTTTGCTCGAAAAACAAAACTTGTACCACCATTCTCAATGGCAACAACTCGTTCTGCGCGGCGTGCATACAAGCTTCGACGGAGAGTTTCTTACAATTCAGTATTCGACACAATCGTTTTCTTTCACTTTTGTCCAAGTCCTGGTGCGCCTAAACATAGATAGGTTCAATTCAGTTAATTAGACAATCAAGCTTGAAAGAGAACAAATGCATACCCGGAGATAAGTATCGATGACACGGTAGAGATCATCATGATCCTGCCTTGCAAAGTCTGGCACAGCCTCGGCAAGAGCAATGACCTTCTCCATTGGAAGATTAGCGTCTTTCGCTATCTCTTGAAGATAACCATCAATGAGCTTGGCCACTCTCAATTTAGACCCATGAGAAGCAGAAGATGATCTTCTGCTATTTTCTTGAACACCTTCAAAATCAATGTCCTCTGCTGACCTTGATCTCCTTCTCCTCTCAATCCCCCCAAACTTCCCTCTTGTAGGACTAGTCCTAGGACTCTGTCCTTGAAGCATAAACTCCTCCAAAATACTAATAACTAAGTCCACATCATATAAAGTCTCATCATTATAAGAAAGAGAAGGGATTAAAAGATCAGTAACAGTTGCCTCATCAAGCTGCATGCCAACTTTCCTCACCAACTCCAtctttgaagatgatgaagaattGAGTATGTTCCCGGACTTGAGAAGTTTCAGCAGAAAACTACAAGAAACAGACCCTTTGTCCATTGGAAGCAAGCTCACAATTCTCTCCAGAATCAACCTGTGTTTTGAAGTGATCTCTTGGAATGATCCCATGCATGAAGAATTAATCTCTGGCACTTGCTTCCTTTGCACAGTGGGCAACCATTTACAAGCATAAACCTTCAATGCTCCACCTATAACTTTATCTGGAACACTCCCTGAAGACTTGACAGCCACCATGATCCTCCAATAAAGGTCTATTCCCAATTGAGCAATGTCCTCTGCCCACCACCCTTTGCCTGTTGGCCTCTTGTTAATGATCATTGAGGCAATGGCTTCAATGCATTGGCTTGTGATTCTCAGTTTCTCTGATAGCTCAGGATACTGTTTAGTGCTTTGCAGTACCACCAGTGTGTCTTTCCAGCGATGTAAAATGCAGGATTTGAGAAACACATCGAGTTTCGAAACGAGATTGCCTCTGTCAACCTCTTCGGTCATGCCAAGATACTCAGCAGCACAACGGACAGACACAATGTTTAGTGCACTCAAAGTTATGGTGATTGAGTAGCAGAACTTTGCACATTGCTCAAAGGCTTCTGCGCCACCAGGAATGTCTGGAAGATGAAGCACTATATCAGATGATGAATTCTTTGTTTCCGCAACCAGTTTCTGCAAGAGTTGGCATTTGGAGAGCAGCGGGAACTGCCTCATGCATGCATTGACAGTTAAGTTAGTTTCTAAATTCAAGACTGAATTCAATTTCTATATATTGTTGTACCTTGTGTAGCAAATAGAGACTGTTTTGGACCTGAATTTTGAGGTCTGTAGTGACTTCAGAAGACACAGAcctgcagcagcagcagcaacaataacaacaacaacatcaacagaATTGTTTAAGATTGATGATCATATTATAATGAAATGTTTGTCTTTGAATtgagaaagtatatggcatcaCCTTATGGCTTCAGTTGTGAAGAAAGTGTCTGGCCTTGTCCCCAGTTTCATGAACTTCATCTTTCAAATCcttaaaaacaagaacaacaagaagaatcaagaacaagaacaagaacaagaatagaGAAAGATGTGATTGTTTTGGTGGAGTTATATTTGGCCATGCTTCTCCATGTAACTGTGAGGAAGAAAGATAGGAATGGATGAATATAAAGCATGCAGAGAGAAGGGGATGTGAATATGAGAAAGAAGACAAATTAATGATGAATTGTTTTGAGGCAGAGGATGAGTCAATGAAGCAGACGAATGCaagcaagagaaagagaaaaagttgGGGATGGAAGGTGAATGTCAAGCTCAATCTCAATCAATTTGTATATGCAAAAACCAAAGGTGATGGGATCTTTGAACTAGAAAAAGAGAAGGGAAAGTGAAAATTTTCAGactaaaaactaatatttactAAAAAGACGGCGCCAATGTATCCATAATAATATCTCTTAtgacataatttaaaaaaattaaaattagagaaaattacCTCCTCATATActcttaaataataataattattatacatccactaataatttttttaaaaaaatacaaattactttttttaatttttttccacaacgttaataaaaaaattaagaaatctttttatgaaaataataaataaggcCCCTGGAGACACCGTTGATAAATTACTTACCCTCTTGTGGATTATTTCTTtagtattttcattatttctgtCGGTTAGTTTGTATCTCTTTTGTGCTAGGCCCCATTTTTACCACGGGTGGAATTTAGGACCactcttattttgttttgtttagttttgcTCGTTGTTTTGTGTCCCATTATAATGTTCTCATAACAAAAGTGgagttttctatattttttccatacaaatttaaatataattaaatataatttttacataaatatattataaatataaaaaaataatgtatgtAATGGTAATAAtatgtattcatttttttatccaaGCGAAATTTTTTAAATCCGGTTAAAATCCTGcgtaatataataataaaataaactttaacCATTAAcatgttattaaaataatttgtatattaaatagtgccattattattaaagtaaagtaatatattctatatttataaattctaaTTATTACCACTTGTTAAAGATTAATGTAGGTTGGAGTTTTTCATAAAACGGTGACATATGGTAAGCTTTGATTGCCTTTTTTTCTTGACAATCTTATCCTTGAACCCTAATTTGATTAAAAGGAAGATGGAAGAAAGCTTGTTTCACTTATTTGGTGGATGAATGATGAGATGGGTGCTTTGCCTTTTGTTTTGATGGGGGTCCCACATATTATATCTCTCTTGTTTGAGGGTAACAACCATTAAATTATGGTTCCACTACAAAATAAACCATTGTTTTATGTTTCATATAAATAATACCTAATTTGAGCTTTTGCATTATACTTGTTTATGTTAATGACTATATCATCCCACTACGTTTAACTTccttaatttttgttaattttatattttttcaaaaatttaaaaagagtgtgaacaaatataaatagattttttttagttttagcttttgtttgatgtaaataatagataaatgaaagccaaaaagtttttttaaatttatttatttattacattttaccTCAGcattgttttgcttctttataAAAATCAGTAGATTGTGTTTAGATTTATCTACTATactaagtaaaaataaaaagcaaaatttaaaaaaaaaattgtaaatgatgttttagaagtttttttgaaattaaatcgaacatgtatatatatataaacaatgatGAGCAAATCAATtacaaaaatgagaaaaagataggacAGTTTGAAAAGGTAATGTAAAACATAGATTACATAAATATACCTCGAGTACtacaagtgaaaaaaaaattcttttaaataaaataatactaaacTTCATAAACACAGATGTTATTTACCATTTCttataacaaaaacaagataaaaaaattgataacacAAAGTTAATATTTCATTTCGCTCTTCCATAATTTATCTACATttcaagataataaaataaaaaactcagaATTTGATGTTCAATAGTTTAATGTTGAGCAAGTATGGATGGATGAAGATGGCAAGTGCCATAGGGCAAATGATTGCTATGTAAATGGGATTCTCTTAGAGGCAAAGAGGGAACACTTATTGGTAGACCCTTTTCTCTGTATTCTTGCATCATTGTACAACCTAAACTTTATGGCCAAGTATCCAATGAGACAttgctttttttacttttccttgGTTTAATGGAGGTTGTCTCATGGATAGTTGGTTCAACCTTAAAACCAGAGAGGCAAAAAGGTTCTTTAATAGACATTTGAACCAGAGTTTGGATGAAGGGAATAGTATGTTCTTGTGacaaaattaaaaaggaaattaaATGCTACATTGATTGATTGGTTTGTTAGCATTTATAGCCAAAGTTTGGAAGGAAGGATCATGGCTTACCAActacttatttttttactgtttaatTTTGACTATGCACGCAAAGAAATTGATGGGAGGAACCTTATGTTTAATgtggactaattagtttttgatttgcaaaaacaatgaaatactGTTGGTTAacaaaagtttaatttttttaatgtgtaagTTGgtaatttattgatgatttgcCTGATCAGAAACGGTGGAGGCTTACTGGAAATGGTGCCTTCTCAGTTAAATCTTtctataatttcattattgatggGGGTTTGCGTTGCCCGATTATGAAGTTCTTTTGGAATAGTTCTTGCCCAAAGAAAATCAATCTCTTCAATTGTCTAGTATGGATGAACATAATTCTTTCTCTGGAGAATCTAGCGAAGAGATGCTGTAACCGTTTGCCTACAGCAACTTGTGTTTAATGCATTC
Proteins encoded in this region:
- the LOC120270684 gene encoding BTB/POZ domain-containing protein At1g67900 isoform X1; translation: MKFMKLGTRPDTFFTTEAIRSVSSEVTTDLKIQVQNSLYLLHKFPLLSKCQLLQKLVAETKNSSSDIVLHLPDIPGGAEAFEQCAKFCYSITITLSALNIVSVRCAAEYLGMTEEVDRGNLVSKLDVFLKSCILHRWKDTLVVLQSTKQYPELSEKLRITSQCIEAIASMIINKRPTGKGWWAEDIAQLGIDLYWRIMVAVKSSGSVPDKVIGGALKVYACKWLPTVQRKQVPEINSSCMGSFQEITSKHRLILERIVSLLPMDKGSVSCSFLLKLLKSGNILNSSSSSKMELVRKVGMQLDEATVTDLLIPSLSYNDETLYDVDLVISILEEFMLQGQSPRTSPTRGKFGGIERRRRSRSAEDIDFEGVQENSRRSSSASHGSKLRVAKLIDGYLQEIAKDANLPMEKVIALAEAVPDFARQDHDDLYRVIDTYLRAHQDLDKSERKRLCRILNCKKLSVEACMHAAQNELLPLRMVVQVLFFEQTRAAMNGGEVTELPQSLKALLAKTNYVDQGNKRTNKMPNISNAESFDDDWSMPGFKTPRSKLATLKMKLAEADNDVEEDVMQCDSLGRSGSSRFKSICSIPSKPKRILSKLWAMNRSVILDLWCQC
- the LOC120270684 gene encoding BTB/POZ domain-containing protein At1g67900 isoform X3 — its product is MKFMKLGTRPDTFFTTEAIRSVSSEVTTDLKIQVQNSLYLLHKFPLLSKCQLLQKLVAETKNSSSDIVLHLPDIPGGAEAFEQCAKFCYSITITLSALNIVSVRCAAEYLGMTEEVDRGNLVSKLDVFLKSCILHRWKDTLVVLQSTKQYPELSEKLRITSQCIEAIASMIINKRPTGKGWWAEDIAQLGIDLYWRIMVAVKSSGSVPDKVIGGALKVYACKWLPTVQRKQVPEINSSCMGSFQEITSKHRLILERIVSLLPMDKGSVSCSFLLKLLKSGNILNSSSSSKMELVRKVGMQLDEATVTDLLIPSLSYNDETLYDVDLVISILEEFMLQGQSPRTSPTRGKFGGIERRRRSRSAEDIDFEGVQENSRRSSSASHGSKLRVAKLIDGYLQEIAKDANLPMEKVIALAEAVPDFARQDHDDLYRVIDTYLRAHQDLDKSERKRLCRILNCKKLSVEACMHAAQNELLPLRMVVQVLFFEQTRAAMNGGEVTELPQSLKALLAKTNYVDQGFKTPRSKLATLKMKLAEADNDVEEDVMQCDSLGRSGSSRFKSICSIPSKPKRILSKLWAMNRSVILDLWCQC
- the LOC120270684 gene encoding BTB/POZ domain-containing protein At1g67900 isoform X2 — encoded protein: MKFMKLGTRPDTFFTTEAIRSVSSEVTTDLKIQVQNSLYLLHKFPLLSKCQLLQKLVAETKNSSSDIVLHLPDIPGGAEAFEQCAKFCYSITITLSALNIVSVRCAAEYLGMTEEVDRGNLVSKLDVFLKSCILHRWKDTLVVLQSTKQYPELSEKLRITSQCIEAIASMIINKRPTGKGWWAEDIAQLGIDLYWRIMVAVKSSGSVPDKVIGGALKVYACKWLPTVQRKQVPEINSSCMGSFQEITSKHRLILERIVSLLPMDKGSVSCSFLLKLLKSGNILNSSSSSKMELVRKVGMQLDEATVTDLLIPSLSYNDETLYDVDLVISILEEFMLQGQSPRTSPTRGKFGGIERRRRSRSAEDIDFEGVQENSRRSSSASHGSKLRVAKLIDGYLQEIAKDANLPMEKVIALAEAVPDFARQDHDDLYRVIDTYLRAHQDLDKSERKRLCRILNCKKLSVEACMHAAQNELLPLRMVVQVLFFEQTRAAMNGGEVTELPQSLKALLAKTNYVDQGNKRTNKMPNISNAESFDDDWSMPGFKTPRSKLATLKMKLAEADNDVEEDVMQCDSLGRSGSSRFKSICSIPSKPKRILSKLWAMNRSVSERN